In Clostridium swellfunianum, a genomic segment contains:
- the holA gene encoding DNA polymerase III subunit delta → MIEYIELEEKIKSSKFDNCYVFCGADEALMKEKVKAIHGKVLQGAFADLNYMQFDGLTADMEAVVNACETIPFMDEKKVVVVFRATFLGEGEDRDSAKKYAAVSKYIENPASHCIFIMYHVFENDREKPSSKIKKLEKKACVVKFDKLKGFNLEKKVKSMFEEKGKNIGKIELKLFCDNLENNMHIVQNEVEKLCTYAYDREITKEDILLMLPQKSDNDIFNLVDTISQKKVEKAIDILNELIFKGEKVPYILYMVERQFNLILQLKYGLEEGKNKDALAKELKLNPYICEKMIAQSRKFTMKGIKKAVQYCLNTEEALKSSSVNSKTEMELLILNTITA, encoded by the coding sequence TTGATAGAATATATTGAACTTGAAGAAAAAATTAAAAGCTCTAAATTTGATAATTGCTATGTATTCTGCGGTGCAGATGAAGCTTTGATGAAGGAAAAGGTGAAGGCTATTCACGGCAAGGTGCTTCAGGGAGCTTTTGCAGATTTAAATTATATGCAGTTTGACGGTCTCACCGCCGACATGGAGGCTGTAGTAAATGCCTGTGAAACTATACCTTTTATGGATGAGAAAAAGGTGGTTGTGGTATTTAGAGCAACCTTTTTAGGTGAGGGAGAGGACAGAGATTCGGCAAAGAAGTATGCAGCTGTTTCAAAGTATATTGAAAACCCTGCAAGCCACTGCATTTTTATAATGTATCATGTATTTGAAAATGATAGAGAAAAGCCAAGCAGCAAAATAAAAAAGCTTGAGAAAAAGGCTTGCGTAGTTAAATTTGACAAGCTAAAAGGATTTAATCTTGAAAAAAAGGTAAAATCCATGTTTGAGGAAAAGGGAAAAAACATAGGAAAGATTGAACTAAAGCTTTTTTGCGACAATCTTGAAAACAATATGCACATAGTTCAAAATGAAGTTGAAAAGCTATGTACCTATGCCTACGACAGAGAAATAACCAAAGAAGACATACTGCTTATGCTTCCTCAAAAAAGCGACAACGACATTTTTAATTTAGTAGACACCATATCTCAAAAGAAGGTGGAAAAGGCTATAGATATTCTAAATGAGCTTATCTTCAAAGGAGAGAAGGTACCATATATTCTATATATGGTAGAAAGACAGTTCAACCTTATACTTCAGCTTAAATACGGTCTTGAAGAAGGCAAGAACAAGGATGCCTTGGCAAAAGAACTCAAGCTTAACCCATATATCTGCGAGAAAATGATAGCCCAAAGCAGAAAATTTACCATGAAAGGCATAAAAAAAGCCGTTCAGTACTGTCTAAACACCGAAGAAGCCCTAAAAAGCTCTTCAGTAAACAGCAAAACAGAAATGGAGCTATTAATATTAAATACAATAACTGCATAA
- a CDS encoding ComEC/Rec2 family competence protein produces MIPNKPIVFYAVSFYISCISYVVFDSNSLLGAVTAASFLIIILLTVDKRFSVIIGGFFIAGVVAIHAYYSFAVMDKLETIRISKIKDYYSVGSAKGRNIIIKGNLEGLEEGDKVLAKGKFEKQTDYNRGTIGSFYVEDFRLYKPDMVSRLQTVKRNAYEKFEEHLGKEKAALVMSMCFGETAYLSEEQKYDFQELGVVHAISVSGFHMAVIYKILEGVMGLWPSILVSLLYMIFTGAQSATLRAFLMILTLKLSKKFFRNYDSLSALSTSALIILVFRPYYVLDVGFILSYLATLGIILYYNKIRRALFKLPKIINESLSLTLSAQTFSMAYSGMVFNNISFGFLLGNIVLLPMYTVLVAAGNMALLLLKTNYIFGLVCRGINFISTAIEGASYLLLKLVPPVADISYLSSLALLIIIACFILSKKGFEKCKFVPIFVLGIVMLENYNFFPRIDYLNLAGKDGIILSYKDERVLVHNLNEPISEKDKLKFSKVIENTGGEFVIRLGKNYSVKLINSKGYNSKSVDLEVVGHNRKTVLTRNTENFMDMDLKKYDIIKMPKQEYYPFKGKLTNKIPKDSYTVVFTKVYALHKD; encoded by the coding sequence ATGATCCCGAATAAACCCATAGTCTTTTATGCTGTCAGTTTCTATATTTCATGTATAAGCTATGTAGTTTTTGACAGCAACAGTTTATTAGGTGCAGTAACAGCTGCATCTTTTTTAATTATAATCCTTCTTACAGTAGATAAAAGATTTTCTGTAATCATTGGAGGCTTTTTCATAGCTGGTGTAGTTGCAATTCATGCTTATTACAGCTTTGCTGTTATGGATAAGCTTGAAACCATTAGAATAAGCAAAATAAAGGATTATTATTCTGTGGGAAGTGCAAAGGGAAGAAATATAATAATCAAAGGAAATCTGGAGGGCTTGGAGGAGGGGGACAAAGTACTTGCTAAGGGCAAGTTTGAAAAGCAGACAGACTACAATAGGGGGACTATTGGAAGTTTTTATGTAGAGGATTTTAGGCTTTATAAGCCTGATATGGTTTCAAGACTTCAGACAGTAAAGAGAAATGCCTATGAGAAATTTGAAGAGCACTTAGGCAAAGAAAAAGCTGCTTTAGTAATGTCTATGTGCTTTGGGGAAACTGCCTACCTTTCAGAGGAACAGAAGTATGATTTTCAGGAATTGGGTGTGGTACATGCAATAAGCGTATCAGGCTTTCACATGGCTGTTATATATAAAATTTTAGAAGGAGTAATGGGCCTTTGGCCATCTATACTTGTTTCTTTATTATATATGATTTTTACAGGAGCTCAGTCTGCTACCTTGAGAGCATTTTTAATGATTTTAACCTTAAAGCTTTCTAAAAAGTTTTTTAGAAACTACGACAGCTTATCGGCATTAAGCACCTCTGCACTAATAATTTTAGTATTCAGGCCTTACTATGTGCTGGATGTAGGTTTTATACTTTCATATCTTGCAACCTTAGGAATAATACTGTACTACAATAAAATAAGGAGAGCTTTGTTTAAGCTTCCTAAAATTATTAATGAAAGCTTAAGCTTAACTCTAAGCGCTCAGACTTTTTCAATGGCTTATTCAGGCATGGTTTTTAACAACATAAGCTTTGGCTTTTTACTTGGAAACATAGTTCTTCTACCTATGTATACAGTCTTAGTTGCAGCAGGAAACATGGCCTTACTTCTGCTTAAAACAAATTATATTTTTGGTTTAGTGTGCAGAGGTATAAATTTTATAAGCACTGCTATAGAGGGTGCTTCCTATTTGCTTTTAAAGCTTGTTCCACCTGTTGCAGATATATCCTATTTAAGCAGTCTTGCTCTTCTAATTATAATAGCTTGCTTTATTTTATCTAAAAAGGGCTTTGAAAAGTGTAAATTTGTACCTATTTTTGTGTTAGGCATAGTAATGCTTGAAAATTATAATTTTTTTCCTAGAATTGATTACCTTAATTTAGCAGGTAAAGATGGTATAATACTAAGCTACAAGGATGAAAGAGTGCTGGTTCATAATTTAAACGAGCCTATAAGCGAAAAGGATAAATTAAAGTTTAGCAAGGTTATTGAAAATACAGGCGGAGAGTTTGTAATAAGGCTTGGAAAAAACTATAGCGTGAAGCTAATAAATTCAAAAGGTTATAATAGTAAATCCGTTGATTTAGAGGTTGTTGGGCATAATAGAAAAACTGTTTTAACCAGAAATACAGAGAATTTTATGGATATGGATTTGAAAAAATATGATATAATAAAAATGCCCAAGCAGGAGTATTATCCTTTCAAGGGCAAACTTACAAATAAAATTCCTAAGGATAGCTACACTGTAGTTTTTACTAAGGTTTATGCCTTACATAAGGATTAA